The Anaerolineales bacterium DNA window GCCACCGAACAGATTAACGATACTGTTGGCGAAACTAGCAATCGTCGTATTTTTGGAAGCGGTAAAGAAACTGGCGATGATGGACGGGAAAGTCAATAACGACTGGGCGAAGATGATGGGGATCATTCCGGCCATATTGACCATCAGGGGTAATGTGCCTTTCACCGGCATGGACATGCGAGCACCCATCCGGCGCCCAGGATACATGACCGGCACATTACGCCGACCTTGCTGGACGACCACGATGGCAAAGATGGTGATGGCGCTCAAAACCAGCATGAAGAACAGGCCGATCCAACGCGTGGTTTGATCAGCGTAGATGCCCTGGATCGTCGCCGGAATACGGGCAACGATGCCTGCAAAGATGATCAGCGAGAGTCCCTGGTTTCGTAGACCAAACTCAGAGATCAGCTCTCCCAGCCAGATGGCAAACATGGTTCCAGCGGTCATACTGACCACGATCGTCAGCGATGGTAGCAAATTGCTGAACCCGAAATTGGCGATCACTGGGGATAGACCAATCTGGACGGCAGAGTTATTGAATATGTTCACCTGACCGATGGCTTGCAAGGCTGCCATAGGTACCGCCAGATAGTATGTCCATCGCTCCTGCCACTTCTGGCCTTCGCGTGGGTCTTCCTCCATACGCTTCTGCCAGGAAGGGATGATGGGAGTGAGTAGCTGCAGGATAATTTGGGCGGTGATATACGGATAGACACCCATAGCCAGGACCGAGAAGCGGGAGACTGTACCGCCAGACAACAAGTCCAGGATATTAATCAAGTTCCCTGCTGCGCCACCAGAAGCCAGGATCTGGGCCATCACATCTTTATTGGCGCCAGGGACAGGCACGTGGCAGGCTAAACGATAGATAGCCAACAGCAAGAGAGTGATTAACAGCTTCCTACGGATATCATGTGCTGACCATAGATAACGCCAGGCAGACCGCTTCATCTCATAAGCTCCTTATCATCAACCTTACGATTTAATGATCTCTACGCTACCACCAGCAGCTTCAACCTTCGCCTTTGCACCGGCAGTGATGCGGTGAACATTGAATTTCAAAGCCGTTTTGATCTCACCACGGCCCATGATGACAACCGGATTGGCAGGGTTGCGTAAAAGCTGAGCTTCAGCAAGCGAGCCAGGATTTATTTCAGTTCCAGCTGGGAATTTAACCAGCTGATCCAGGTTGATTTCGTTGTACTCAGTCTGGTTGACTGGGGTGAAACCTTCGCCACGTTTGAACGGCAGGCGGCGGTAAAAAGGCAGGTTGCCACCCTGGTTGTACAGGCGTACCGGTTTTCCAGCGCGTGCGCCTTGGCCCTTGGTACCCCGTCCAGCAGTCTTCCCACGGCGTCCAGATGTGCCGCGTCCAACGCGGATGCCTTTCTTTTTTGACCCATCCTGAGGTTTTAGATCATGTAGTTTCATTTATACTTCCTCCACCACGACCAAATGGGCAACCTTGTACAGCATACCTCTGAGGGTAGGTGTATCAACGTGTTCCACGGTCTGGTGTAAATGCTTGAACCCCAAAGCCTTTACTGCGGCTTTATGTTCTTTGGAATACCCAATCGCGCTGTGGACTAATGTGACTCGGACGATTTTTTCCTTGGGAGCTTTCTTTTCAGGCATTTTTCCTCCGATCCCAGAAGGGTGTCACATCCTTGATGTCTTTTCCACGGCGGGCAGCTTCTTCTTTGGGAGATTTCAACGAATCCAAGGCTTGCATGGTGGCGTAAACCACATTCAACAGGTTGCTGCTCCGCAGACTTTTGGTCAGGATATCATGGACACCCGCGGCTTCAAGGACGGCACGCACACCACCAGCGGCGATTACACCTGTTCCCGGGGAAGCCGGCTTGAGCAGCACTTCGGCACCGCTCACCCGCCCGAGCACCTCGTGTGGAATGGTCCTGCCAAAAAGCCAGACTTTGTGCATATTGCGATGGGCCTTCTCGGAGGCTTTACGCATCGCATCTGGGACGGTATTGGCTTTACCTACACCGATCCCCACGCTGCCATTGTTATCTCCAACGACCACAGTGACCCGGAAAGAGAAACGGCGCCCACCCTGGACGACTTTGGCCACACGCCCGATCTCGATCACGCGCTCGTCGTATTCTTGTAGTTCGTATTCTGCAGTTGGATAGTCTGTCATACTTTTCTCCATATGCGAAGGGATTAGAACTTCAGGCCGCCCTCGCGCGCACCTTCTGCCAATGCTTTGACACGCCCGATGTACTTGTAACCACCCCGATCGAATGCAACGACCTGGATGCCCTTATTGACGGCGCGTTCAGCCAATGTTTTACCAACCAGGCGTGCCTTTTCGGCTTGCTTCAGCCCCTTCACCTGTTCGCGTAGCGCTGGATCAATCGTGGAGGCAGACGCCAGGGTGTTCCCCGCCACGTCATCGATGACCTGGGCATAGATGCCGCTCAGGCTGCGAAATACACTCAAGCGCGGTCGTTCGGGGGTGCCGATTACCGACTGGCGTACGCGTGTATGGCGGCGGTTGCGTGCTGCAGAACGTGTTTTTTGATTGCTTGCCATAATCTTATCCCTTACCAGATTTCCCAGCCTTGCGGCGGATCTTCTCATCCAAATATTTAATACCCTTGCCGAGGTATGGTTCAGGTGGGCGTTGTTTGCGTATGAAATCTGCCAGCTGACCAACCTGTTGCTTATCCGGGCCTAGTACCTTGATCTGGCGCGTTTTTGCATCGGTCTCAAAGGTAATTCCATCAGGAGGCTCAACGACAATGGGGTGGGAATAACCCAGGTTCATCACCAGGTTCTTCCCCTGTACTTCTGCTCGATATCCAACACCGTTGATCTCTAAAATCTTCTGAAAGCCAGTGCTGACACCCGTAACCATATTATTAATCAGGGCACGCGTGGTGCCATGCAGGGCACGATGTGCCCTGGCATCGGAAGGACGTTTTACATTAATGACGCCATTTTCCAGGGCGAATGACACATCCGCAGGGAATGTGTATTCAAGGTTGCCTTTTGGGCCTTTTACCTTGA harbors:
- the secY gene encoding preprotein translocase subunit SecY, translating into MKRSAWRYLWSAHDIRRKLLITLLLLAIYRLACHVPVPGANKDVMAQILASGGAAGNLINILDLLSGGTVSRFSVLAMGVYPYITAQIILQLLTPIIPSWQKRMEEDPREGQKWQERWTYYLAVPMAALQAIGQVNIFNNSAVQIGLSPVIANFGFSNLLPSLTIVVSMTAGTMFAIWLGELISEFGLRNQGLSLIIFAGIVARIPATIQGIYADQTTRWIGLFFMLVLSAITIFAIVVVQQGRRNVPVMYPGRRMGARMSMPVKGTLPLMVNMAGMIPIIFAQSLLTFPSIIASFFTASKNTTIASFANSIVNLFGGTGNGYWIMYFFMVVFFSFFYTDVLFAQQNYGENLKKVGAQIPGVARGAPTQKYLTRVLRRITLPGAVFLGVIAVLPWLVGLVVPWGKNTGLLLTSSSGLLIVVGVVRDVFFNIDADLKLHGYDDSLLVR
- a CDS encoding 50S ribosomal protein L15, which produces MKLHDLKPQDGSKKKGIRVGRGTSGRRGKTAGRGTKGQGARAGKPVRLYNQGGNLPFYRRLPFKRGEGFTPVNQTEYNEINLDQLVKFPAGTEINPGSLAEAQLLRNPANPVVIMGRGEIKTALKFNVHRITAGAKAKVEAAGGSVEIIKS
- a CDS encoding 50S ribosomal protein L30 codes for the protein MPEKKAPKEKIVRVTLVHSAIGYSKEHKAAVKALGFKHLHQTVEHVDTPTLRGMLYKVAHLVVVEEV
- a CDS encoding 30S ribosomal protein S5 is translated as MTDYPTAEYELQEYDERVIEIGRVAKVVQGGRRFSFRVTVVVGDNNGSVGIGVGKANTVPDAMRKASEKAHRNMHKVWLFGRTIPHEVLGRVSGAEVLLKPASPGTGVIAAGGVRAVLEAAGVHDILTKSLRSSNLLNVVYATMQALDSLKSPKEEAARRGKDIKDVTPFWDRRKNA
- a CDS encoding 50S ribosomal protein L18, whose protein sequence is MASNQKTRSAARNRRHTRVRQSVIGTPERPRLSVFRSLSGIYAQVIDDVAGNTLASASTIDPALREQVKGLKQAEKARLVGKTLAERAVNKGIQVVAFDRGGYKYIGRVKALAEGAREGGLKF
- a CDS encoding 50S ribosomal protein L6, whose amino-acid sequence is MSRIGRLPITVPPQVEVTIQGNNIKVKGPKGNLEYTFPADVSFALENGVINVKRPSDARAHRALHGTTRALINNMVTGVSTGFQKILEINGVGYRAEVQGKNLVMNLGYSHPIVVEPPDGITFETDAKTRQIKVLGPDKQQVGQLADFIRKQRPPEPYLGKGIKYLDEKIRRKAGKSGKG